The following are encoded together in the Adhaeribacter arboris genome:
- a CDS encoding Rpn family recombination-promoting nuclease/putative transposase gives MAEFTEKYINPFTDYGFKKMFGEEPNKDLLLDFLNVLLKEEQGEIKDLVYLKNEHLGTGELDRKAIFDLYCENDKGEKFIVELQKTKQNFFKDRTVYYSTFPIREQAKRADWNYELKAVYTVAILDFVFDEDKNDQSKFRYDIKLTDTETKEVFYDKLTFIYLEMPKFNKTVEELDTRFDKWLYVIRNLNRLDKVPDKLRERVFEKLFETAEIARFTPEQVRSYEDSLKYYRDMKNSLDTAKEEGREERELEIVKEILRAHEPIEKIIRFTGLSLKQIERLQ, from the coding sequence ATGGCCGAATTTACAGAAAAATACATAAATCCTTTCACTGATTACGGCTTTAAGAAAATGTTCGGAGAAGAACCGAACAAAGACTTGTTGCTCGACTTTTTAAATGTGCTTCTAAAAGAAGAGCAAGGCGAAATTAAAGATTTGGTTTACTTAAAGAATGAGCATTTAGGAACGGGCGAACTGGATAGAAAAGCCATTTTCGACCTTTATTGCGAAAATGATAAAGGCGAAAAGTTTATTGTAGAACTGCAAAAAACCAAACAGAACTTCTTCAAAGACCGAACGGTTTATTATTCCACTTTCCCGATAAGAGAACAAGCTAAACGGGCCGACTGGAACTATGAATTAAAAGCGGTTTATACGGTAGCTATCCTGGATTTTGTGTTTGACGAAGATAAGAATGACCAAAGTAAATTTCGTTACGATATTAAGTTAACGGATACCGAAACTAAGGAAGTGTTTTACGATAAGCTCACTTTTATTTACCTGGAAATGCCTAAGTTCAACAAAACCGTAGAAGAACTGGACACCCGGTTTGACAAGTGGCTGTATGTGATCCGGAACTTGAACCGACTAGATAAGGTACCGGATAAATTACGCGAGCGGGTGTTTGAAAAACTTTTCGAGACGGCCGAGATAGCCCGGTTCACGCCGGAACAAGTGCGTTCTTACGAAGACAGTTTGAAGTATTACCGCGACATGAAGAACTCTCTGGATACAGCTAAAGAAGAAGGCAGAGAAGAAAGAGAGCTAGAAATTGTCAAAGAAATATTACGGGCCCATGAGCCTATTGAAAAGATAATTCGATTTACAGGTTTATCACTTAAACAAATAGAAAGATTGCAATAA
- a CDS encoding hybrid sensor histidine kinase/response regulator transcription factor produces MSSRNQYVLLLLLFCLLTGCKEQEEPKFTIGFSQCTGDDAWRRDMLRGMQRELAFHPEVTFLYRDAKGNSSKQVDQIKELISTGIDLLIVSPNEAEPITPVVEQAYQQGLPVVVVDRKTASSFYTAYVGGNNYEVGKTAGQYIGALLKGKGKVVEVTGLPTSSPARDRHNGFLEAIHKYPGIHLIQTISGDWEKKIAKQKLTALFDSIKGADLVFAQNEVMALGTYEVWKEKDLTPRVKIVGVDGLAGPFGDIQMVNDQLIDATLLYPTGGEEAIRVAMQILQNKPFTKENILNTAVIDSSNARMIKMQTDKILSQQEDIERQQQRNDDQLKVYKNQQIILYVLSGLFIISIGLGSLALYSLKENQSINKELKAKNEEIVGQRNKIQEMAEEAQAATESKFRFFTNISHEFRTPLTLILGPIDGLLHGKSDHLFVKQNLKLIQKNARRLLWLVNQLMDFRKLEGGRMHVQASENDLIAFMKELMLSFEPMAKKRNMEFKLITPLPHLPVWFDANMLDKVFFNLLSNAFKFTNDFGRIHILITADLENNKVQIKVKDSGIGMSEVEADRAFEMFYQANTTSAKGTGLGLPLSKEFIDLHHGEMEVSSEPQQGTTFTVSLLLGHKHLTDAEKVPDKIKVNELANKAQLEDASPVWALKESPESKSKRILLIEDHPDLRHFLQYTLQDTYQILPASAGQPGLETAYENIPDLIICDRMLPDLDGLKVVTALKSDIRTSHIPVIILTAQSELEQQIEGMQVGAELYLTKPFSTQVLKESIRSILTNRQLVKDYFTHNEASIVPLLSNPAISKLDQKFLADFKKIIDAKLSDTNLSVDYLSREIGLSRVQLYRKIKALLGGNVNDYIQTVRLNKSCELLQVSTASIADVACQVGFSSATYFSTAFKAKFGISPTDYKNHKGSLKTEVV; encoded by the coding sequence ATGTCTTCACGAAACCAGTATGTTCTTCTATTGCTGTTATTTTGCCTCCTGACGGGTTGTAAAGAGCAAGAAGAACCTAAATTCACCATTGGTTTTTCGCAGTGCACCGGCGACGATGCCTGGCGGCGGGATATGCTGCGTGGCATGCAGCGCGAATTGGCTTTTCACCCGGAAGTAACCTTTTTGTACCGCGATGCCAAAGGAAATAGTTCGAAACAAGTAGATCAGATAAAAGAATTAATTAGTACCGGCATTGATCTTTTAATTGTGTCGCCTAACGAGGCGGAACCGATCACGCCAGTGGTAGAACAAGCCTACCAACAAGGATTACCCGTAGTGGTAGTTGACCGGAAAACAGCTTCTTCTTTTTATACCGCTTACGTGGGAGGAAACAATTATGAGGTAGGTAAAACGGCCGGTCAGTATATCGGGGCTTTACTAAAAGGGAAGGGGAAAGTAGTCGAAGTTACGGGTTTGCCTACCTCTTCGCCGGCCCGAGACCGGCACAATGGGTTTTTAGAAGCCATCCATAAATATCCGGGCATTCACCTTATACAAACAATTTCCGGCGACTGGGAAAAAAAGATTGCCAAACAAAAATTGACTGCTCTTTTTGATTCCATTAAAGGTGCGGATCTGGTTTTTGCTCAAAACGAAGTAATGGCTTTGGGCACGTACGAAGTCTGGAAAGAAAAAGATCTTACGCCGCGCGTAAAAATTGTGGGGGTCGATGGCCTAGCCGGACCATTTGGCGACATTCAAATGGTGAATGATCAGTTAATTGATGCCACTCTATTATATCCTACCGGCGGCGAAGAAGCTATTCGGGTAGCCATGCAAATCTTGCAGAATAAACCTTTTACGAAAGAAAACATTTTAAATACGGCCGTAATTGATTCTTCTAATGCCCGCATGATTAAAATGCAAACCGATAAAATCTTAAGTCAGCAAGAAGATATTGAACGCCAGCAACAACGCAACGATGACCAACTAAAGGTTTATAAAAATCAACAAATAATATTATACGTTCTTTCGGGTTTATTTATTATTTCTATTGGTTTAGGTTCCTTGGCGCTGTATTCCCTAAAAGAAAACCAAAGCATCAACAAAGAATTAAAAGCTAAAAACGAAGAAATTGTCGGGCAGCGCAATAAAATTCAGGAAATGGCGGAAGAGGCTCAAGCGGCTACCGAATCTAAGTTCCGGTTTTTTACCAATATTTCGCATGAGTTTCGCACGCCCCTCACTCTTATTTTAGGCCCCATTGACGGACTATTGCACGGGAAAAGCGACCACTTGTTTGTGAAACAAAACTTAAAGCTTATTCAGAAGAATGCCCGCCGTTTACTCTGGCTGGTTAATCAGTTAATGGATTTTCGAAAGCTGGAAGGCGGCAGAATGCACGTTCAAGCATCGGAAAACGACCTGATTGCTTTTATGAAAGAACTGATGTTATCGTTTGAGCCCATGGCGAAAAAGCGGAACATGGAATTTAAGCTTATTACTCCACTTCCCCATTTACCTGTTTGGTTTGATGCCAATATGCTCGATAAAGTCTTCTTCAATCTATTATCCAATGCTTTTAAATTCACGAACGATTTCGGGCGCATTCACATTCTGATTACGGCGGATCTGGAAAATAATAAAGTACAAATTAAAGTAAAAGATAGCGGCATTGGCATGTCGGAGGTAGAAGCGGACCGGGCTTTCGAAATGTTTTACCAGGCAAATACCACTAGCGCCAAAGGTACGGGTTTAGGATTGCCCTTATCGAAAGAATTTATTGACTTACATCACGGGGAGATGGAAGTAAGCAGCGAACCACAACAAGGTACAACTTTCACGGTTAGTTTACTGCTGGGCCATAAACACCTGACCGATGCCGAAAAAGTACCCGATAAAATTAAAGTCAATGAACTGGCCAATAAAGCCCAGTTAGAAGACGCTAGCCCTGTTTGGGCGCTAAAAGAAAGTCCGGAAAGTAAAAGCAAACGTATTCTGCTCATCGAAGACCATCCGGATTTACGCCATTTCTTGCAATATACCTTACAGGATACCTACCAGATCTTACCCGCCTCAGCCGGTCAGCCCGGACTAGAAACTGCCTACGAAAATATTCCGGATTTAATTATTTGCGACCGCATGCTGCCGGACTTAGACGGATTAAAAGTGGTAACCGCTTTAAAATCCGATATTCGGACCTCGCATATTCCGGTAATTATTCTTACGGCGCAAAGTGAACTAGAGCAGCAAATTGAAGGCATGCAAGTAGGAGCCGAGTTATATTTAACCAAGCCCTTTAGCACGCAGGTTTTAAAAGAAAGTATTAGGAGCATACTGACCAACCGGCAATTAGTGAAAGATTATTTTACCCATAACGAAGCATCTATCGTCCCGCTTCTTTCCAATCCCGCTATTTCTAAGCTAGACCAAAAATTTCTGGCAGATTTTAAGAAAATTATCGACGCCAAACTTTCGGATACTAATTTAAGTGTGGATTATTTGAGTCGGGAAATAGGCTTATCGCGGGTGCAATTGTACCGGAAAATCAAAGCTTTGCTGGGTGGTAACGTAAATGATTATATTCAAACCGTGCGGTTAAATAAATCCTGCGAGTTGTTGCAAGTTTCCACTGCTTCCATTGCCGATGTAGCTTGCCAGGTGGGTTTTTCTTCGGCTACCTATTTTTCTACCGCCTTTAAAGCCAAGTTTGGTATTTCCCCCACCGATTACAAGAATCATAAAGGTTCTCTGAAAACCGAAGTGGTTTAA